The Mytilus trossulus isolate FHL-02 chromosome 3, PNRI_Mtr1.1.1.hap1, whole genome shotgun sequence genome contains a region encoding:
- the LOC134711981 gene encoding uncharacterized protein LOC134711981, with protein sequence MGTCSIPNKPICGVYRIMLPLRKVRRISKQLLKCVILSSVIGLIIPLVIFWRGEYVHVLKYQWVPGETCQDIPVTRTPDKTTEKRDISVNMTIQRGWQAVDNENLFYLFSSFYVVDRDSRYVLLIGAMDKRTYDDLQCAVTDNKTIKYVPARYMAMWDDQLLCTQINPYYTAIWDDQILCRYSPTFFTCDLPNNFHPTSVALSRKFCQLPSQMLPVKYPTEITKKFTLCVAPLYGPYDNINELIEMIELNKILGADHFTFYNFNISSRVNRILDYYIKQGIVDLVTWNMPINLTRIHYYGQMAALNDCLYRNRHKSRYIVVQDMDEFIIPKKYRTWHEMMLDMPSGLNVYSFQSVQFSVDIQDIKTNFQGKANVKKFNLVTLLKQNHGPVYDRTTRTKYIVEASRVKELGIHNVWQLRDGSTGNEYHVPPEDALMFHYRHWFNEKEIFTGKHNPRMMMYKDNLLTNVQKTFEKLKLI encoded by the exons ATGGGGACGTGTTCTATTCCCAATAAACCTATATGTGGTGTGTATCGTATTATGTTACCACTAAGGAAGGTGAGAAGGATATCTAAACAGTTACTTAAATGTGTTATATTGTCCAGTGTAATCGGACTTATTATACCTCTTGTTATATTCTGGAGGGGAGAATACGTTCatgtattaaaatatcaatgggTACCAGGAGAAACATGTCAAGACATACCGGTAACGAGAACGCCggacaaaacaacagaaaaacgGGATATCTCAGTAAATATGACGATACAGCGTGGTTGGCAGGCTGTGGATAATGAgaacttattttatttgttttccagTTTCTATGTAGTGGATCGCGACAGTCGTTATGTTTTGTTAATTGGTGCAATGGATAAACGGACATACGATGATCTACAGTGTGctgttactgacaacaaaacaattaaatacgTCCCAGCTAGATATATGGCTATGTGGGATGATCAACTTTTATGTACTCAGATCAACCCATACTATACTGCTATATGGGATGATCAAATACTTTGTAG atataGTCCTACATTCTTTACATGTGACTTGCCAAATAATTTCCATCCAACGAGTGTTGCTCTTTCCAGAAAATTCTGTCAACTACCATCACAGATGCTTCCAGTTAAATACCCTACCGAGATAACAAAGAAATTTACACTCTGTGTGGCACCACTTTACGGACCATACGATAATATAAACGAATTGatagaaatgatagaattaaataaaatattaggtGCTGATCATTTCACTTTTTACAACTTTAACATTAGTAGTAGAGTGAACCGTATTCTCGactattatataaaacaaggCATTGTTGATCTAGTTACATGGAATATGCCTATTAACTTAACAAGAATACATTACTATGGACAAATGGCTGCATTAAATGATTGTTTATATCGCAATAGGCACAAAAGCCGGTATATTGTTGTGCAGGATATGGACGAATTTataataccaaaaaaatatcggACGTGGCATGAAATGATGTTAGATATGCCTTCCGGGCTGAATGTTTATAGTTTTCAAAGTGTGCAGTTTAGCGttgatattcaagatattaaaacTAATTTTCAAGGAAAGGCAAATGTCAAAAAGTTTAATCTTGTCACATTATTGAAGCAAAATCACGGTCCTGTTTATGATAGAACTACACGAACAAAGTATATTGTCGAAGCAAGTAGAGTAAAAGAGCTTGGTATTCATAATGTATGGCAACTAAGAGACGGCTCCACCGGAAACGAATATCACGTGCCACCAGAAGACGCTTTAATGTTTCATTATCGACATTGGTTTaacgaaaaagaaatatttacagGAAAACATAATCCTAGAATGATGATGTATAAGGATAACCTTCTTACAAATGTtcaaaaaacttttgaaaaattaaaacttatttaa